The proteins below come from a single Zea mays cultivar B73 chromosome 8, Zm-B73-REFERENCE-NAM-5.0, whole genome shotgun sequence genomic window:
- the LOC103636715 gene encoding classical arabinogalactan protein 9 has product MPVPLPPPPPPSRRCALPRDARASVPAMLAPTPATPRAQPPPRDALPSSQMLPPISSTTYSRLGNPQPRAPRPRARSPELRWAPALAPDTMLCPTLNLATTPSTTPPSFLATTPSLDGRRDWWHLPDLGARLILAPNAALPPIRAASSDGSQDNASSPSPEPRRLTFEGCRSAILTSSSLAVARPPDRHLRPRDPPDSPTSLSTATSITHLLHADEKARPPLSPRPPTTRLLNKDLSKHPVDGFSAGLVDDNNVFEWHVTIIGPPDTL; this is encoded by the exons ATGCCCGTGCCTCTGCCCCCGCCTCCTCCGCCCTCGCGACGATGCGCCCTTCCCCGCGATGCCCGCGCCTCCGTCCCCGCGATGCTCGCGCCTACCCCCGCAACACCGCGCGCGCAGCCTCCTCCCCGCGATGCCCTCCCAAGCTCCCAGATGCTGCCCCCCATCTCCTCCACCACGTACAGCCGGCTCGGCAATCCTCAGCCCCGCGCTCCCAGA CCCCGCGCTCGCTCTCCGGAGCTCCGATGGGCTCCCGCCCTAGCCCCTGACACCATGCTATGCCCAACCCTAAACCTAGCCACCACGCCATCAACAACGCCACCTTCCTTCCTTGCCACCACACCTTCTTTAGATGGAAGGCGTGACTGGTGGCATCTTCCTGATCTCGGAGCACGTCTAATCCTTGCTCCAAATGCTGCTCTGCCCCCAATCCGTGCGGCATCTTCAGATGGAAGCCAGGACAATGCCTCGTCCCCCTCTCCTGAGCCCCGACGACTGACATTCGAGGGATGTCGCTCTGCGATCCTCACCTCCTCGTCGTTGGCGGTCGCGCGACCTCCTGACCGTCATCTCCGCCCGCGAGATCCCCCTGACTCGCCCACCTCTCTGTCCACAGCCACCTCCATCACACACCTCCTCCACGCCGACGAGAAGGCTCGCCCACCTCTCAGTCCACGACCGCCTACGACGCGCCTTCTGAATAAAG ATCTCTCGAAGCACCCGGTGGATGGGTTCTCTGCTGGGCTGGTCGACGACAACAATGTCTTTGAGTGGCATGTCACCATCATCGGACCGCCTGACACCCTATAG